A window of the Sardina pilchardus chromosome 21, fSarPil1.1, whole genome shotgun sequence genome harbors these coding sequences:
- the LOC134068589 gene encoding protocadherin beta-15-like, which produces MRRQAGSDFRRLLFLCVLMAHSAFGDVSYSFPEEMDPGSVIGNIAKELGLDAGRLAARKARIDTEDKKRYCDLNLKTGDLIVKERIDREELCSKAASCVVKFELILERPLELHRVTLQIEDINDNAPFFPKEVIKLEIRESADKGARFRVNEAHDADIGKNSVQTYTLQRNDHFTLSVNTNENGRKHVELVLDKELDREQQDKVALILTALDGGDPPKSGTVAIHITVLDANDNAPLFSQSIYKASLPENSPIGTIVTTVNATDADDGPNGEVFYEFSLISNKARGVFSLNTKTGEINVIGPIDFEDESTYEILVEAKDGSGLSTDAKVIVDIVDVNDNAPVIFLKSLNNPLPENEPPDTEVAIISVQDRDSGNNRKVRCFIQENVPFRLMPSIKNYFSLVTTSELDRELVADYNITITATDEGSPPLSSSKTIQFSVGDVNDNPPVFKLQSYRAQVPENNKLGSSVCTVTASDPDWRQNGTVFYSLLPGEVNGIPVNSLLSINGDTGVVHTAKSFDYEKLQSFKVYVLARDNGSPPLSSNATVNVFITDTNDNSPQILYPSPEGKSLMTEMVPRALQANSLVSKVIAVDADSGQNAWLSYQIVKSSDTGLFAMGVHSGEIRTQRDVSESDAVKQTLVVSVKDNGQPPLSATCTVYLLISDNLSELPELKDMSSDESSSKLTTYLIIALVSVTTFFITFIIITLAVKFCHRKKPRMLFDGALAIPSAYLPPNYADVDGTGTLRSAYNYDAYLTTGSRTSDFKFTRCYNDGTLPADMTLKKSASVDHDSLFESIDSAQCF; this is translated from the exons ATGAGGCGTCAAGCAGGGTCGGACTTTCGCCGCCTtctttttttatgcgttctCATGGCGCATAGCGCATTTGGAGATGTGAGCTACTCTTTTCCCGAGGAGATGGATCCAGGATCTGTGATTGGGAATATAGCCAAAGAGCTCGGACTTGACGCCGGCAGGTTGGCTGCTCGCAAGGCTCGAATAGATACGGAAGATAAGAAACGTTACTGCGACTTGAATCTGAAAACTGGTGACCTGATTGTGAAGGAAAGAATCGACCGGGAGGAGCTTTGCTCCAAGGCGGCCTCGTGTGTTGTGAAATTTGAGTTAATATTAGAACGTCCCCTGGAACTGCATCGTGTAACACTCCAAATCGAAGACATCAATGATAATGCACCTTTCTTCCCTAAGGAGGTTATTAAACTAGAAATACGCGAATCTGCAGACAAAGGAGCCCGCTTTCGAGTGAATGAGGCACACGATGCAGACATAGGAAAGAACTCGGTTCAGACGTACACGTTACAAAGAAATGATCACTTCACGCTGTCTGTGAATACTAATGAAAACGGAAGGAAACATGTGGAATTAGTGTTAGATAAAGAACTTGACCGCGAACAGCAGGATAAGGTAGCATTAATCCTTACCGCTCTTGACGGAGGCGATCCGCCGAAATCAGGTACCGTAGCTATACACATCACTGTGCTTGATGCAAACGACAATGCCCCTTTGTTTAGTCAGAGTATTTACAAAGCTAGTCTGCCAGAAAACTCACCTATAGGCACAATAGTAACCACAGTTAATGCGACGGATGCAGATGACGGACCCAATGGTGAAGTATTTTATGAATTCAGTCTTATATCTAACAAGGCCCGTGGAGTATTTTCGTTGAACACAAAAACAGGTGAAATCAACGTAATCGGTCCAATTGATTTTGAGGACGAATCGACATATGAAATACTCGTCGAAGCTAAAGATGGATCTGGACTCTCTACAGACGCTAAAGTAATTGTTGACATCGTCGATGTTAATGACAATGCTCCAGTTATTTTTCTGAAATCTCTCAACAACCCCCTTCCCGAGAACGAACCTCCCGATACAGAGGTTGCCATAATTAGTGTACAGGACAGAGACTCTGGCAATAACAGAAAGGTCCGCTGTTTCATTCAAGAAAATGTACCTTTCAGACTTATGCCGTCCATTAAAAATTATTTTTCTCTGGTAACAACGAGTGAACTGGACCGTGAGCTTGTCGCTGATTATAATATTACAATAACTGCAACCGACGAAGGTTCTCCACCCTTATCATCCTCCAAAACAATACAGTTTTCCGTAGGCGATGTAAACGATAACCCACCTGTATTTAAGCTTCAGTCCTATCGTGCTCAGGTACCGGAGAACAACAAACTGGGCTCGTCTGTATGTACGGTGACAGCATCCGATCCAGACTGGCGACAAAACGGCACCGTGTTTTACTCTCTGTTGCCCGGTGAAGTGAATGGAATCCCGGTTAACTCTTTGTTGTCCATTAACGGAGATACAGGAGTCGTTCATACAGCCAAGTCCTTTGATTATGAGAAGTTGCAAAGCTTCAAAGTGTATGTTTTAGCCAGAGACAACGGTTCGCCTCCACTCAGCAGTAACGCGACCGTGAATGTCTTTATCACAGATACAAATGACAATTCTCCGCAGATATTATATCCATCGCCCGAAGGAAAGTCCCTCATGACCGAAATGGTGCCCAGGGCTTTACAGGCGAACTCTCTGGTCTCCAAAGTCATTGCTGTGGATGCCGACTCTGGGCAGAACGCGTGGCTGTCATATCAGATAGTCAAGTCGAGTGATACGGGACTTTTTGCCATGGGTGTCCACAGCGGAGAGATCAGGACGCAGAGAGACGTGTCTGAATCTGACGCTGTGAAACAGACCCTTGTGGTGTCGGTGAAAGATAATGgacagcctcctctctctgcaacGTGCACGGTGTATTTGCTTATTTCAGATAACTTATCTGAACTTCCTGAACTGAAGGACATGTCAAGTGACGAGAGCAGCTCCAAGCTCACCACTTATTTAATTATTGCGCTTGTGTCCGTGACCACTTTTTTCATCACGTTTATCATCATTACCCTGGCCGTGAAGTTTTGTCATAGGAAAAAGCCCAGGATGTTGTTTGATGGCGCACTGGCTATCCCCAGTGCGTATTTGCCTCCAAATTACGCAGACGTCGACGGCACAGGAACTTTACGCAGCGCTTACAATTATGACGCGTATCTGACCACCGGCTCTCGCACTAGCGACTTTAAGTTCACCAGATGCTACAATGATGGGACTCTGCCGGCAGACATGACTCTGAAAAAGTCTGCGTCTGTTGATCATGACAGCCTGTTTGAGTCCATCGATTCGGCACAG TGCTTTTAA